The following proteins are encoded in a genomic region of Cricetulus griseus strain 17A/GY chromosome 7, alternate assembly CriGri-PICRH-1.0, whole genome shotgun sequence:
- the CUNH2orf50 gene encoding uncharacterized protein C2orf50 homolog, with translation MGSQHAGLPRATTSGHGLRPTRHLASVSRARDGPAASRGHAGGCQGATAPGVQQDQLWRELVEAEARGQQRWAENWGFLKDYDPLGNKKEPKELPTDMPFFSDTVPSSTSREVGSRLDTTLGRVLTQMDFFFMEGTRKRKPENELQPV, from the exons ATGGGCAGCCAACACGCTGGGCTCCCAAGAGCCACAACATCCGGACACGGACTGCGTCCTACCAGGcatcttgcctcagtttccaggGCTCGGGATGGCCCTGCAGCAAGCCGGGGTCATGCTGGTGGCTGCCAGGGTGCCACAGCCCCTGGTGTGCAGCAGGACCAGCTGTGGAGGGAGCTTGTGGAAGCCGAAGCCCGAGGCCAGCAGCGGTG GGCTGAGAACTGGGGTTTCCTGAAAGACTATGACCCTTTG GGAAATAAGAAGGAGCCTAAAGAGCTTCCTACAGACATGCCTTTCTTCTCAGACACGGTCCCCAGCTCCACGAGCCGGGAGGTGGGCAGCAGGCTGGACACGACCCTGGGGAGAGTCCTCACTCAAATGGACTTCTTCTTCATGGAAGGCACCCggaagaggaagccagagaaTGAGCTGCAGCCAGTGTAG